In the Thermomicrobiales bacterium genome, TGCTGCCCGCGGTCGATACCCATCCAGATTGCGTGTGCTGGAGTGCGCTATTGCACGTGCTTGATGTGGTACGTCGTTTCACCACCGGGCGCGGTGACAGTTACACTCTCTCCAGCGCGTTTACCAAGCAGCGCCGCCCCCACCGGCGAGACATCCGAGATCTTGCCGACTCGCGGGTTGGCTTCTTGCGGACCGACAATCGTCCATGTCTCTTCAACGTTCTCGTCGTCCACCAGTGTCACGACCGAGCCGAAACTGATCGCGCCGGAGGCATCGCCGCCCGCGACGATCTCGGCTGTTGCCAACACCTGCTCGATCTCTCGAATGCGGGATTCAAGCTGCACGAGCTCTTCCTTGACGTCTTCATATTCGCTGTTGTCGGATACATCGCCATCCGACGACAGCTCCTG is a window encoding:
- a CDS encoding transcription elongation factor GreA, which codes for MAIDERVKLTPTGQTELQAEHALLRDVKRHQLLARIQELSSDGDVSDNSEYEDVKEELVQLESRIREIEQVLATAEIVAGGDASGAISFGSVVTLVDDENVEETWTIVGPQEANPRVGKISDVSPVGAALLGKRAGESVTVTAPGGETTYHIKHVQ